Proteins from a genomic interval of Salvelinus sp. IW2-2015 linkage group LG14, ASM291031v2, whole genome shotgun sequence:
- the LOC111973464 gene encoding inactive hydroxysteroid dehydrogenase-like protein 1, translating to MAAVDSFELLYREIARSCNSCVETLAVVGALYTASKAVILVRDCYSFVRLHFLPRLMPSTRLGHRFGEWAVIYGASEAIGKAYAEELARQGICIILISQEGASVSDTAKAISETHRVDTMVLVADFSQGHAACKPVKDALRDKDIGFLVNCVDDSLRNSPNFTGLSEDLLWDVINRNIAATTLMTRLVLPGMVERRRGAVVNISSGACYRPSPSKAALSASTAYLDNFSRALHHEYGRQGIFVQSLVPFQVAPHGASAGGWLIPQSDVYARHAISTLGISHRTTGYWAHTLQFRLVQSMPEWIWVLGSRMLTSSC from the exons ATGGCTGCTGTTGACAGTTTTGAGCTTTTGTACAGAGAAATTGCTCGGTCATGCAATTCATGTGTGGAAACCCTAGCCGTTGTGGGTGCTCTGTATACAGCCAGCAAAGCTGTCATCCTCGTGCGGGACTGCTACAGCTTTGTCAGGTTGCATTTCCTTCCTCGACTGATGCCAAGCACGCGCCTTGGCCACCGTTTTGGTGAATGGGCTGTCATTTATG GTGCTTCAGAGGCCATAGGGAAAGCCTATGCAGAGGAGCTTGCCAGGCAGGGCATCTGCATCATCCTGATAAGCCAAGAGGGCGCCAGTGTCAGTGACACAGCCAAGGCCATATCTGAGACTCACAGAGTGGATACAATGGTGCTTGTGGCAGACTTCAGTCAGGGCCACGCAGCTTGCAAGCCTGTCAAAGACGCCTTGCGGGACAAAGATATAGGCTTTCTAGTTAACTGTGTGGATGACTCCCTTCGCAACTCGCCAAACTTTACTGGCCTGTCTGAAGACCTGTTATGGGACGTAATCAACAGAAATATTGCTGCCACCACACTGATGACGCGCCTGGTTCTACCTGGCATGGTAGAGAGGAGACGTGGAGCAGTAGTGAACATCTCTTCTGGGGCATGTTATAGACCCTCTCCAAGCAAAGCTGCTCTCTCTGCGTCTACG GCTTACCTTGACAACTTTTCCCGTGCTCTGCACCATGAATATGGTCGTCAGGGAATCTTTGTGCAAAGTTTGGTACCTTTCCAAGTGGCGCCCCATGGAGCATCAGCAGGCGGGTGGCTAATACCGCAGTCAGATGTGTATGCCCGTCATGCCATCTCCACTCTGGGCATCTCACACAGGACCACAGGCTATTGGGCCCATACACTGCAG TTTCGACTTGTGCAGTCAATGCCAGAATGGATTTGGGTCTTGGGGTCACGTATGCTCACAAGCTCATGCTGA
- the LOC111973605 gene encoding gap junction Cx32.2 protein, whose protein sequence is MGDWSFLSTLLDKVQSHSTVIGKIWMSVLFLFRIMVLGAGAESVWGDEQSGFLCNTQQPGCENVCYDWIFPISHIRFWVMQIIFISTPTLLYLGHAMHVISQENKLRVILHSQEDNGMLKKPKYTDEAGKVRIRGDLLGSYMTQXFFKIILEIAFIVGQYYLYGFVMVPMFPCSKSPCPFTVECYMSRPTEKTIFIIFMLVVACVSLALNVIEVFYLLYTRVRCGGSKGRRYHTTSAANPATLSSSGWSGRVDTEMDTLRQNKMNLEFESGQSLGGSLDGAKQEERLLGHH, encoded by the coding sequence ATGGGAGACTGGAGTTTTCTTTCCACGTTACTGGACAAGGTGCAGTCCCACTCAACGGTCATTGGAAAGATATGGATGAGTGTCCTGTTCCTGTTCAGGATCATGGTTCTGGGTGCTGGAGCGGAGAGCGTGTGGGGCGATGAACAATCTGGTTTCTTATGCAATACGCAACAACCTGGTTGTGAAAATGTCTGCTACGACTGGATCTTCCCCATATCACACATCCGTTTCTGGGTCATGCAGATCATCTTCATCTCTACTCCAACTCTTCTGTACCTGGGCCATGCCATGCATGTCATCAGCCAGGAGAACAAGCTAAGAGTCATACTGCACAGCCAAGAAGATAATGGCATGTTGAAGAAGCCCAAATACACAGATGAAGCAGGGAAGGTCAGAATTAGGGGAGATTTGTTGGGCAGTTACATGACCCAGSTATTCTTTAAGATCATTCTAGAGATCGCTTTTATTGTTGGCCAGTACTACCTGTATGGGTTTGTCATGGTCCCCATGTTCCCTTGCTCCAAATCTCCCTGTCCCTTTACTGTAGAATGCTACATGTCTCGTCCCACAGAGAAGACCATATTCATCATCTTCATGCTGGTGGTGGCCTGTGTGTCTCTGGCTCTGAATGTGATTGAGGTTTTCTATCTGCTTTACACAAGAGTGAGATGTGGCGGCTCCAAGGGGCGCAGGTATCACACTACCTCAGCAGCGAACCCcgccaccctctcctcctctgggtGGTCTGGTCGTGTGGATACTGAGATGGACACACTGAGACAGAACAAGATGAACCTGGAGTTTGAGAGTGGCCAGAGTTTAGGGGGTAGTCTGGATGGAGCTAAACAAGAGGAAAGGTTGCTAGGTCACCACTAA
- the LOC111973283 gene encoding gap junction Cx32.7 protein-like — MGEWDLLGRLLDKVQSHSTVIGKIWLTVLFVFRILVLGAGAEKVWGDEQSDFVCNTDQPGCENVCYDHAFPISHVRFWVLQIISVSTPTLVYLGHVLHIIHVEKKVREKMKKQAQDEQANDFLKKGYKVPKYSNDNGKINLRGRLLRSYVLHVLVKILLEVGFIVGQYYLYGFTLQARFICVRFPCPHKVDCFLSRPTEKTVFIWFMLVVACVSLLLNLIELFYLFVKSVKECLDRRQDYTVTPVTPVLERKAFENKDQMIQNWVNLELELQGRKLGSGVAKSVASEENTANMGEVHI, encoded by the coding sequence ATGGGTGAATGGGACTTGCTGGGCCGGCTGCTGGACAAAGTGCAGTCCCACTCCACAGTCATAGGGAAGATCTGGCTAACTGTCCTGTTTGTCTTCAGGATCCTGGTCCTTGGGGCCGGGGCAGAGAAGGTGTGGGGGGACGAGCAGTCAGACTTCGTCTGTAACACAGACCAGCCGGGATGTGAGAACGTCTGTTATGACCACGCTTTCCCCATCTCACACGTCCGTTTCTGGGTGCTTCAGATCATCTCCGTTTCCACCCCAACCCTGGTGTACCTGGGCCATGTCCTCCACATCATCCACGTAGAGAAGAAAGTCAGGGAGAAGATGAAGAAGCAAGCACAGGATGAGCAGGCCAATGACTTCCTGAAGAAAGGCTACAAAGTCCCCAAGTACAGCAACGACAATGGAAAGATTAACCTGCGTGGCCGTCTGTTACGCAGTTACGTGCTGCACGTACTGGTGAAGATCCTTCTAGAGGTGGGGTTCATCGTGGGACAGTACTACCTGTATGGCTTCACCCTCCAGGCCCGCTTTATCTGCGTTCGCTTCCCCTGCCCTCACAAGGTGGACTGCTTCCTGTCCAGACCCACAGAGAAAACCGTCTTCATCTGGTTTATGCTGGTGGTAGCCTGTGTGTCTCTACTCCTCAACCTCATTGAGCTCTTTTACCTGTTTGTCAAATCGGTCAAAGAGTGTCTGGACAGAAGGCAGGACTACACGGTGACCCCGGTCACCCCTGTCCTGGAGAGGAAGGCCTTTGAGAACAAAGACCAGATGATCCAGAACTGGGTCAATCTGGAGTTGGAGCTGCAGGGGAGGAAGCTGGGCAGTGGGGTGGCGAAAAGTGTGGCTTCTGAGGAAAACACTGCTAACATGGGGGAAGTCCACATCTAA
- the LOC111972486 gene encoding gap junction Cx32.2 protein has translation MGEWGFLSSLLDKVQSHFTVIGKVWMTVLFIFRIMVLGAGAEKVWGDEQSNMICNTKQPGCKNVCYDHAFPISHIRFWVLQIIFVSTPTLVYLGHVMHVIHKENKLRQWLSQAGNEMGKMPKYSDEKGHVKIKGELLASYTANIFFRILLEIAFIVGQYYLYGFILDPKIECSRAPCPFTVECFMSRPTEKTIFIIFMLVVACVSLLLNVVEILYLICSKCGSGSRRRAQEVPAIAMHSCLDGGSTA, from the coding sequence ATGGGAGAGTGGGGATTCCTGTCATCACTGCTGGACAAAGTGCAGTCACACTTCACGGTCATTGGAAAGGTTTGGATGACCGTCCTGTTTATCTTCAGGATCATGGTCCTCGGAGCAGGGGCGGAGAAGGTGTGGGGCGATGAGCAGTCCAATATGATTTGCAATACCAAACAGCCCGGCTGTAAGAACGTGTGTTACGACCACGCCTTCCCCATCTCCCACATCCGCTTCTGGGTCCTTCAGATCATCTTCGTCTCCACCCCAACGTTGGTGTACCTGGGACATGTTATGCACGTCATCCACAAGGAGAACAAACTGAGGCAATGGCTGAGTCAGGCAGGCAATGAGATGGGGAAAATGCCTAAGTATTCTGATGAGAAGGGTCATGTCAAAATCAAAGGTGAATTGCTGGCTAGTTACACAGCCAATATATTCTTCAGGATTCTGCTTGAGATAGCATTTATAGTGGGTCAGTATTACTTATATGGGTTTATTCTGGACCCCAAGATTGAATGCAGCAGAGCTCCCTGTCCGTTCACTGTAGAATGCTTCATGTCACGACCAACAGAGAAGACCATCTTCATCATCTTCATGCTGGTGGTGGCGTGTGTTTCTCTGCTGCTGAATGTGGTGGAGATATTATATCTGATCTGCTCTAAGTGTGGCTCTGGCTCAAGAAGACGAGCCCAAGAAGTCCCAGCCATCGCAATGCACAGCTGTCTGGATGGAGGCAGCACTGCCTGA